In Etheostoma spectabile isolate EspeVRDwgs_2016 unplaced genomic scaffold, UIUC_Espe_1.0 scaffold00007981, whole genome shotgun sequence, the sequence GCAACTTCTTCTCGCGTAACaggttttataaatgaggcccctggggtctatatccacgacgttccacttccgggattccGGGTAAATTCCGCGGGATGACACTCTTTTTGAccggatgtctgttaccttatGCTTTCTTGTTCTACCAAAATAAGTTCATAGCGGTTAGCAGAATTAGCTTTACTTTATTAAGTGGTGTGCGATGGTTTATGGGAGGAGTAGTTAATTCGCTCATAATGAAGATATGTACACAGTCATGTACCTTTGacctttttctgaatttttgGTTCGTTTTTTCAATTGAAATTATATGTTGTATGCTTGTGAGTCAAGTCGTTGCTGGTTAGCCAAAGGCATggtctaaaactctttatatacTGATTTTTCCAGACTTAAATGGTAgaaatgaatggaaagtttacttctGGAACCCAAGGTCTCTTTTGAGAGGGGTGGGACTGTTGAGCTCAATAGCCTCTTTCTGACCAAGTAGTTACAAGAACGTTATAGgaacagtccacttctaaacTTCTACTATTGATCTACTTCAACTACTCTCCACCAAAACcgtttttttcatttgcatttacaCTGGGCCATAGGAACTGACCAGAAATggcaagtagaagtacagatacttgtgttaaaaaatccTCTGGTacaagtggaagtactgattgaACTtttctactcaagtaaaagtaacaaagtacaggcttggaaatttacttaaagtataaaagtagccttgagaatgacaaccattttttatgcaaagctacctggagaaAGTAAAAAATCCCCACAAAACAAatagtaacaaagtattttgtAGCTCTCTTCacgacaacacagacacaggttgGTTCTTTTGAACGGGCGTTTATTGCttgcttctttcctttctttggGCAATGCATCCACTTCACGCCGTGAGAACTATATGAATGAACATAGTAAGCacgtaaaataaattaaacattacataGTTAAACAAAAGGTACAAATTGCGCTTGCAGCAAATATAGAAGTGCACATGTAAGACAAAATACCTCGTTGGCTGCTTGTCCTGAAAAGAGTTCTGTAAGTCCTCAAAGTGCCTTATAGTTCGCCTTAACCGGTGTAACTCAAACTTAACTTTTCCGAGCAGTGTAACATGCGCTAACGCTAAACTTTGCTAGGTCCATCAACAAATTCCGTCTTAGCGGAAACCACAACTACACTTAAGTTCCGagtaaacaaaacacacaatagaCCAAATCTATTACTATTACCTCTACAGTACCTTTACATTAAAGACATTTCTTATATATTAAGTGCATGAAACcataaacataaattaaatttactATGAGTTGTGCATTAATAATGCATTATAAAACGTCACATGTTTCAACAGCACTTACACTCCCACCAAATCACTCATTAACTTAAAATGTGGGATTTCCTCTtcaaaaattatgaaaataatcaaaaatgtttCAGTCTGAATACATGTGACTATATGTATGTGACTTTAGTTAGCCTCTAGTAAGGTAACTACCTTGTGGATAGGTCTTTCAAGGTAAACTGATCTAGTGTGTGGTTTTCCCTTTTCAAATGTATGTCACTGATAAGCAGCTTTAACTTTCGCACCAAGCCGTCTGCACTGGGGTAAGTTTCCACAACCCTGGCAAGCTTCCACTCGTTTCTTGGTGAGCTGTCATCTTGTAGAATCACAATGTCATCTACTTGTGAGTTTCGTGATGTTCTTTGCCATTTCTGGCGTTGTTGTAGGTTTAGCAGGTATTCCTGTTTCCATCTTCGCCAGAATTCATTGGCTAGGAACTGCACTCTTTTCCACCTTTTACATAGATATAGGTCTTCTTTGCTAAACTGTCCAGGCGGGGGAGGATGATTGATGATTTCATGGTTAGTATGTGGTTGGGAGTGAGAGGTTCTGGACCGGAAGGATCGTTAAGATGTTCAACACTTAGTGGCCTGCTATTTATAATGGCCATTGTTTCGTAAAGGAATGTCCTTAGAGTTGTGGTGTCAAGTCTGCTTGCAGACTTGTCGAGCATGGTAGTCAGAATGCTTCGAATTGTTCGAATTTGTCGCTCCCACACTCCACCCATATGACTTGCTGAGGGGACGTTCATCACAAATTCACAACCGATTGCTCGTTGACGTTCTTGATCCATCTCCTTAAGCAACTCAGAAAACACTCTCTTGGCACCCACGAAATTTGTTCCCTGATCACATCTCAATTGGCGTACAGGACCTCTGATAGCCACAAGTGTTCGAAGTGCGTTTATAAAGGCGTCTGTTGTCAAGTCATCCAGTGTCTCAATATGTACTGCTCTAGAACATAAGCAGGTAAACAACAATCCATATCGTTTTAattcctttcttccttcctttacAATGAAGGGGCCGAAACAGTCAAGACCACAGTAAGTAAAGGGGGTGATGTCTCTGTTCTCTCTTCTGGCAGGTCTGCCATTTGTTGAACTTCTGTAGTTCTTCTGTATCTCCTACATTGCACACACTTATAAATGTGTGAGGAGACTACATTTCCACATCCCAAGATCCATATTCCGTTTGCACGCAACTCGTTCATAGTCATGCCTCTTCCTTGGTGACAAACACGCTCGTGATGATGTTTGACAAGCAGTGCTGACACATGTGATTTTTTCGGAAGTATTGCGGGATGTTTTACGTCATGATGCAAGGCTGATTGGGATAGTCGTCCTCCCACCCTGAGGACATTTTTCCTGTCCAAGAAGGCATTTAATTGGTGCAACTTGTTGCGTTTGTTCAGGGTGGATACTTTCTGAGATTTGATTTTGTGAAGGTCTTTGGCAAAGTTTTCTTCTTGCACCAGCCTGATAATGAAGATTTCcgcttcttttctttcttcaagaCTGGTTGCTTCATTTGTTCTTGACTGAAGTCCCTTAAATTCTCTGACAAATCTCTGGAGCCTGGCGACAGCTCTCACTGCTCTTGACCAGTCGGAGAACTTATTGAAGTGGTTTGCTATTGACTTTACTTCTTCCGTCCTGACTGTGTGGACATGGGTTTTGCGAAGCTCGGGGTCAGTTGCTTCTACTTCTCCCACCATTTGCCTTTCACGTGGAAGACTTGGCTGCCAAAGAAAATTGGGTCCTTTCAGCCAGTTAGACTCTTTCAGCTGAACTGCACTCAGTCCTCTTGAGGCGCTGTCGGCTGGGTTATTTTCAGAACTGACATGTCGCCATTGTTCAGGATTTGTGCTTGATTTTATACGTTGGATCCGGTTTGCTACAAAAGTGTGAAATCTCTTGGCGTCGTTGTTCACATAGCCGAGGACCACCTTTGAGTCTGTCCAGTAACACTCTTGCAGGTTTTCAATCTCAAGCTCCCTTTTGGCGAGGTCACCATTTCGGACCGAAGTCACAGCTGACGACAATTCAAGTCTTGGGATAGTTGTTTGCTTGGTAGGGGCTACTCTTGCCTTCCCCACAACGAGTGAACAACTAATTTGTCCTGTTTCACTTATGGCTCGAAGATATGAGCATGCACCATATCCATTGAGACTTGCATCTGAAAAGTTGTGCAGCTCATATTGCTTAACCTTGCCAAAGCTGGATGGAATGTAGCTTCTTGGAATCTTTAGAGCTGCGAGGTGAGGCAAATCCTTGAGCCATGACTCCCATCgtggaaaaatgtgctctgggaGATCTTCGTCCCAGCCTACTTTGTCTCTGCATAACGTTTGAAGGATCTGTTTGCCGACTAGTATGAAAGGAGCCACAAACCCCAACGGATCATAGACTGAGGCGACAGTAGCGAGAACCCCTCTCCTTGTCAGTGGATTTTCTTTGACTACGACCCTAAATTGGAATTCATCAGCTTCAACGCACCACTGAACTCCGAGTGCTCGCTCAATGTGAAGATCTCCTAGTGCCATGTCTAGATCTTTGGCTTGGGCACGTTCTGGAAGTGGTATTGCAGCAATGACTTCTTTGTCATTTGACACAAACTTGTGTAGCCGGAGGTTTCCTGTTCTGCATAAGGCTCTTGACTCCTCCACCAGGTGCATGGCTTCGGCAGATGACCATACACTTATTAGGCCATCATCGACGTAAAAGCTTCTCTGGATGAACTTAATGGACTCTTCGCTGAATCTTCCACGACCCTGCGATGCCAGATGCTTAAGTCCGAAGTTGGAACAGCCAGGGGAAGACGCTGCCCCAAACAGGTGCACTCTCATTCTGTACACTGACGGATTGGAGTCCAGATCACCTTTGTCCCACCAGAGAAACCGTAGGTAGTCTTGATGTTCCTTTGCAACGTGAAACTGGTGAAACATCTTCTCAACGTCACACATTATGGCAACTGGACCCTTTCTAAATCGACATAACACTCCGACCAATGTGTTAGTCAAGTCTGGCCCGGTCAAGAGATGATCGTTTAGGGAAGTTTCTTGGTAGCGTGCAGAACAGTCAAAAACCACACAAATCTTCCCTGGTTTGTGGGGGTGGTAAACTCCGTGGTGTGGAATGTACCATGCTGGTTGGTTTTTGAGATCGGGTTGTGGGACCTTCTCCGCATCTCCTCGAGTTATAATGTCGTTCATGAAACTGACATAATCCTCATAGTACTGCTTATTTTTCCTCAGTCGTCGCCCTAATGAGATGAGCCTATGAACTGCACATTGTTTATTGTCTGGTAGATTTGGTTTGTCAGTCTTGAAAGGAAGCGGGAGCTCATAATGGCCGTCTTCCTTCTGCCTTATGCCTTCTTTCGCCTTAAGCAAGAAGAGAAGGTCTTCCTGAGAAACTGGGTTATCATCTGTAGTGTGATCTGTGAAGTCAGATTCAAGGACCTTGATTATGTCTGTTGAGTTGATCTCTTTGACTTGAGTTTTGCAGACAAAGTGTACTTCTTTCTTCAGCTCCACGGATGGTTGCACGGCAGGTGTCACTTGTCGCACTATGATTCTGTGACTGAATCCTATTGCGTCGC encodes:
- the LOC116678740 gene encoding uncharacterized protein LOC116678740 (The sequence of the model RefSeq protein was modified relative to this genomic sequence to represent the inferred CDS: added 1009 bases not found in genome assembly), translated to MLAEAISSNHLPTPEPAVFTGDPLKFKDWRLSFETLIDRKNIPKNEKLYYLRKYLGGSAMKAVEGFFLLGSGAAYDSDWQLLEKRFGDPFIIGKSFRDKLHGWPKISSKNGCELRDFADFLRSCEAAMPHIKSLDVLNDCSESQKILLKLPDWLVSSWNRKAMEARQATSEYPPFKVFVDFLSKEADLACDPISSIQALKSMETEKTRQPQSQTIQAKTLSTNTTQSNISCVFCKRTGHVLAKCRKFVERTVQDRVKFVQAEKLCFGCLETGHYSKMCDNKGTCEICQKRHPTCLHDDKFKQRSTLPSRDDNSKDGTVAKEIAATATTNRVVQEGLNTQTSPIVPVWVSSVKQPDQEVLVYALLDTQSDTTFILDEVAHELNTNKESVSLRLSTMSSRSTVIPCHKLTSLQVRGYNLEKRIPLPPLFTREFIPADRSHIPTTETALKLPHLKQLADKIPPPLDCEVGLLIGYNCHQALLPREILCGEENLPYAQRTDLGWSIVGCLNPASDYSDAIGFSHRIIVRQVTPAVQPSVELKKEVHFVCKTQVKEINSTDIIKVLESDFTDHTTDDNPVSQEDLLFLLKAKEGIRQKEDGHYELPLPFKTDKPNLPDNKQCAVHRLISLGRRLRKNKQYYEDYVSFMNDIITRGDAEKVPQPDLKNQPAWYIPHHGVYHPHKPGKICVVFDCSARYQETSLNDHLLTGPDLTNTLVGVLCRFRKGPVAIMCDVEKMFHQFHVAKEHQDYLRFLWWDKGDLDSNPSVYRMRVHLFGAASSPGCSNFGLKHLASQGRGRFSEESIKFIQRSFYVDDGLISVWSSAEAMHLVEESRALCRTGNLRLHKFVSNDKEVIAAIPLPERAQAKDLDMALGDLHIERALGVQWCVEADEFQFRVVVKENPLTRRGVLATVASVYDPLGFVAPFILVGKQILQTLCRDKVGWDEDLPEHIFPRWESWLKDLPHLAALKIPRSYIPSSFGKVKQYELHNFSDASLNGYGACSYLRAISETGQISCSLVVGKARVAPTKQTTIPRLELSSAVTSVRNGDLAKRELEIENLQECYWTDSKVVLGYVNNDAKRFHTFVANRIQRIKSSTNPEQWRHVSSENNPADSASRGLSAVQLKESNWLKGPNFLWQPSLPRERQMVGEVEATDPELRKTHVHTVRTEEVKSIANHFNKFSDWSRAVRAVARLQRFVREFKGLQSRTNEATSLEERKEAEIFIIRLVQEENFAKDLHKIKSQKVSTLNKRNKLHQLNAFLDRKNVLRKRCSQRLRNTGGIREEREINYCLCLCLKQAMSETFYKRRTRGAGGPSDSQTSGDGVESILEETCHKSLLPSTRQGQCAHQLGMIMAMREALIVGCWSVKPQEGNIVGRGWAREEGWKNGWEAQLAAASNWAEQVFMADQTHMQCGSKEREGHKQSSRAGQAVGVEEGGVKRARGWSHSSSPRVFFVTGGRKGQLSSPDRNMHTPPC